ATTGAAAAAGGCTCTTTTACTACAGTGATTGGCCCTTCAGGTTCCGGCAAATCCACTCTCATGAATATCCTGGGGTGCCTGGATGTGCCCACATCCGGCACGTATATTTTAGATGGCGTGGATACTAGAAAAATGGATGACGATGAACTCTCCGCCATAAGAAACAAAAAGATAGGGTTCGTCTTTCAATACTATAACCTTCTACCCAAATTGACAGCAATAGAAAACGTGGAGCTGCCCCTCATATATGCAGGCGTCCCTAAAAGCAGGAGGTTAAAAGCCGCCAGACAACTGTTAGAGTCAGTAGGCATGGGCTCAAGGCTATACCATTATCCATCGCAGCTGTCAGGAGGGCAGCAGCAGAGGGTCGCCATCGCAAGGGCGCTGGTAACAAACCCTGAAATCATCCTCGCCGACGAGCCCACGGGTAACCTGGATTCCAGAAGCGGAGAAGAAGTGATGAAGATACTTGCCATGATCAATGAAAAAGAGAAAAAGACAATAGTGCTCATAACTCACGACATGAAAATCGCAAGTTACGGTAAAAGGCTGATCATGATATCCGACGGGAAAATAGTAAGACAGGAGGAAAATCATGCGTAGAATGTATGAAGCTTTTATAATGTCGATAAAGAACATCCTGTCTAATAAAGTGAGGTCCTTTTTAACAATGCTGGGCCTTATAATCGGCGTCTCCTCTGTCATCATTCTCACCTCTTTAGCTCAGGGCGCCACGGCAAAAATCGTGAACAACATAAAAAGCATGGGCACTAACCTCATAGTCGTAAACATAATGAGGGGAGAGAGTTCAAGAGACATTGCGTATAGCGATATACAGAATTTCCAAAAAGAAAACAGCAGCCTTATAAGCGGCATCGCTCCTGTCGTCAATGGCGATGTCACCATAAAATACATGGATAACTTCTACAATACATCGCTTATAGGCACCAATGAACAGTACAGCGGAATTCAAAACATAACCATGGCATCAGGAAGGTTTATAAGCCAGGACGACGTAACGATGAGGCGAAAAGTAGCCGTGATAGGTTCATACGTGGCGAGAGAGCTCTTTGGATTTAGCAACCCCATAGGCCAGAACATAAAAATCAACGGCAATATACTGAACATAGTAGGTGTGATGCAGGAACGGCAAGGATCTACTCAAGGTTCAGAAGACGACCGAATAATCATACCCGTTACCACATGTCAACGGCTTCTTCAAAACGCATTTATAAGGACGTATTACATAGAGGCAAGCAATGAGCAAGCGGTAAATACAGTGTTTAACATTATTCAGGAGTATCTTTTAAACCGCTTTAAATCCTCCAATGCCTTCAGGATATTTAACATGCAAAATATGCTGGACACCCTTTCTAACAGCACCAGGACTCTGACACTGCTCCTTGGCGCCATAGCATCCATATCCCTCATTGTAGGCGGCATAGGCATAATGAACATCATGCTGGTATCAGTAACAGAAAGGACCCGGGAAATAGGTATAAGAAAGGCTATAGGAGCAAGGCGAAAGGACATTGTCATGCAGTTTTTAATAGAGGCTCTGGTATTATCAGGGGTAGGAGGACTTACAGGAATTGTATTAGGAGTCGCTATATCCATGTACCTCAATAAAAGCGGTATAATGGCGGCGATAGTCTCCCCATCGTCGGTAATAGTGGCGTTTCTATTTTCCTTAGGAGTAGGTATTGTATTCGGTTCGTACCCAGCATCTAAGGCATCCAGATTAAATCCCATTGACGCTTTAAGATATGAGTGAGGTGAAAAATCAATGAAATCAAGGTTATTCGTAGCCCTGTGTATTCTGTCGATCCTGATTGCAGGAACTACAGCGACAGCCTATGCCAGCTTTAAAGACATTCCATCGTCAGCAGTCGACGAAAATCTGATGCTTGAGAGCCTTTCACAGCTCGGCATAATAAGCGGCTTTCCCGATGGTACATTTAGGCCCAACAACGCTGTCACGCGGGCTGAATTCGCTAAAATGGTCATTACAGCATTGAGGATTTCCCCGGCAAACTTAAGCAGAGGCCAATTATTTAAGGATGTGCCTTTGCAAATGTGGTACTACAATTATGTCACAGAAGCAGCGTTAAACGGGCTTATAAGCGGATATGCTGACGGCACCTTTAAGCCCAATAACCCTATATCCTACCAGGAGGGGCTTGCTATACTCATACGCGCTCTCGGGTATAGCGACAGTGACTTAAGCGGTATATGGCCCGCTAACTACATTAACAAGGCCAGTGAGCTGGGACTTACAGATGGCATTTCCCTTAATCCGGAAAATAAACTGGACAGAAAAACCACTGCCATACTCATAAACCAATTTTTATTATTGAACAAAAAAGGCTCCCAATCCACCGTGGTAGAAACAACAAACAACATGAGCCTTAAAGATTGCATTATCACCGGCACCAGTCAAATCAATAGCGCTCTTTCTCAAAACGAAGTGGAAACAAATACAGGTATTTACCATATCAAAGCATATCCTGTAGATCAGATTATAGGATATGAGGTTAAGATGCTTGTAGACAACAGCGGAAATGTAAAAGCCATATTCCCTGTAAATGAAAGCAACAGAAAGGTGTACACAGTGGACTCGTATATATCCAACCAAGCTGACGTCCACGAAGTAAATGGGAGTAAATCCACCTTGACTCTGGAAGGTTATTCTAATTACTATTACAAAGGCCAAAGCGTTCAAATGAACACCTTTATTCAATCCATTAAGGTAAACTCTACCTTGATTAAAAACGTAGACAGTCAGGGACACAACTACCTGGTATTATTAGACCCCATCGTAAACGGCCCTTATATTTCACCGTCAGACTATTACGCAGGAATGAGCATCAATGGCGTTAAATTAAATAGCGCCAATGTACAGGTAATAAAGAACGGTAGCAAGGCTACCTTAAACGACATCAAAAAGTACGATATAGTGAAATTTCTCAGTGATTTCCTGAACACGCAAAAAATACTTTACGTAGATGATTACAAAATCACAGGAAATATCACAGCTATAAAGCCTGGAAGCTACGCAGCAACTCAGGTTTTAGTAAATGGGGTTGCGTACAACATTGGCAGCAGCACAGCGCAAAATAAACTAAAAAGTTTATACAATGTAGGAAGCAGTGTCACGCTGCTAATGGACCAAGATAACAACGTCATAGACATCATACCTCCTGTGTACTCGGATGTATCTGATATAGCCGTAGCGCTAAAGGCCGATACAGAAGTAGATTATTCTGCAGGCCCAGCAGGAGGAGCTATTGGCACGGTAACGCTATTTACGCCATCGGGCCAGCAGGTAACATATAAGACATCTCAGGACGCCACGTCCTTTGTAGGCGAGGTCGTCTCTTATAAAGTCGATAGCAACGGTTACGTCACGCTGAATTCCGTATCTGTAAATACGTCTGATGTAACCATCGACCAGTTGAACGATACAATAAACGGCAGAGATATTTCGTCTGATTCCATTTTCATAGACGTATCAGAAAACAACGGCGTGTACACAGCAAAGCTCGTACAGTTCTCCGATTTGCCAGCGGGGACATTTGACAGCGACGTCCTGGCTTACGAAGTAATAGACAGCAACTTTGGCGATGTACGCCTCGCCATTTTTAACGATATTATGAGCTTAAAGCCGGATTTCGGAGTGGTTATAGAAGCAACGCCTATATTTGCCAATGGAGTGCAGACGGGCTCAAATATCACTCTGCTTTCTACTCAAGGTACAGAGCGAATAAGTACCAATATCTTAAACCTCCAAGTAGGGGATATAGTATCTATAAGCAATCAAGCAATTCAATCCCGCCTCAAGCCTATTCAAAAAGGTGGTTCCGCAACAGCCGTGGACAACAGCAGGATAAAAGTAGATGACAAGATATATAACTTATCTTCAGGTGTATTGGTTGTAAAATGCGATAGCCCTAACAACGAGTACAGCATTTCATCGCTGGCAGAACTCAATACATTGATCCAGCAGGGCAAAGCAGACGACGTATACCTGTACAGCACAGACGGCAATTACGTCAACGTGATAATAGTATACAGAGATTAACAAAAAAGCCGCAGAAGAATTTTTGATTCTTTTGCGGCTTTTTAAAGATATTAGTTTTTATTCTTTGACGTTATATCAAACCATACAGCTATCAAAAGTATTAACCCTTTAACAACATATTGCCAAAATGGCGATGCATTAAGCATACTCATTCCATTATCGATACTTGCCATAATTAAAGCGCCTATTAACGCCCCTGTTACAGAACCACTACCGCCCATAAGACTGGCACCACCAATTACACATGCCGCTATTGCATCTAATTCCGCATTTTGACCGGCAGAAACAGATGCTGCATTTAACCTTGACGTCAGTAAGATTCCTGCCACGGCTGCTAATAATCCATTTATGGCAAATAGCGTCACAATCATCTTTTTGATGTTTATACCAGATAATTTGGCAGCTTCCATATTTCCTCCTATTGCATACACTCTTCTTCCAAATACGGTTTTATTGGATACGTAAGAAAAAATCAAAGCCAAAACTATCATTATAAGTACAGGCAAAGGGATACCTTGATAAGAATTAAGTATTATTATAGATATACCTACTAAAACTATTAATACCACTATCTTAAAAATATCAATATTAAGTGGAGCAACTTCTATCCCATACTTCACCTTAGATTTCCTGCTATTGAAAATGCCATATATTATAGCTATTGCTGCCAAAATACCTAAAAAATACCCGCTTGCATCTGTCAGATACGCCTGTCCTACAAATTGAAAATCTGAACTCAGCGGTGCTATTGTTAAGCCTTTACTAACTCCAATAAGAATTCCTCTAAATAGTAACATACCCGCTAATGTTACGATAAAAGCCGGCACATTTCCATAAGCAACCCACCAACCGTTCCATAACCCTAGTATCAAGCCTAGTAGCAAAGTAATAAGCATGGATAGTATTCCATTTACTTTTAACCATACGTTTAAAATCGCCGCAATTCCGCCTAATAATCCTAATAAAGAACCAACCGATAAATCTATTTGCCCTGCTATAATTACGAATACCATTCCTACCGCTAAAACACCTGTTGATGTCATTTGACTAAAAAGGTTAGAAATATTCCTAGATGATAAAAATTGCCCATTAGTAGTTAAATAAAAAATAATCCATATCATTATAAGTGCCAGCGCTATTGTATATGTTCTTATATTAAAGTTAAATCTTTTTTTGGTTTCTTGCACACCATTTTTAACCTCAAGCATCAGACGTTACCTCCTATCGCTTTGCTCATTATCATTTCTTGCGTAACATTTTGGTTAATAAATTCTCCTCTAATTTCTCCCTCGTGCATAACTAATATTCTATCGCTCATTCCAATTACTTCCGGCAACTCTGAAGATACCATGATTATTGAGATGCCTTCTTTAACTAATCGATTCATTAATTTATAAATTTCATATTTAGCACCCACATCTATTCCACGAGTCGGTTCATCTAAAATTAACACTTTAGGCTTTATAAGAAGATTTTTTGCCAAAACCACTTTTTGCTGATTTCCCCCACTCAGACTTTTTACAGGCATTTCAAAATGAGCAACTTTTATTCGCAGTTCATTTATAAATTTTTTTACATCTAATATTTCTCTGTATAAATTAACATAGTCAAACTTTTCGCGATAGCTTTCAATATTTGATAACGTGACATTCTTTCTGACAGACATTGAACCAATAAGTCCTAATCCTTTCCTATCCTCTGGTACCATAGCTATACCATAATGCAAAGCATCCCCAGGATTTTTAATAATTATTTTCTTACCCTCTAAATAAACCTCGCCCGTGAAAGTTCCGGGGTATGATCCAAAAATACTAGACATCAACTCCGTTCTCCCCGCACCTATCAGTCCAAATACGCCAAGAATTTCCCCTTTCTTCAAGCTAAAACTAGCATTTTTTACAACTTTTTTATTTGAATTATTTATATCAAATACATTAAAATCCTTTACTTCAAAACAAATATCCCCTATTTGATGTTCTTCTTTTGGAAACAAATTAGACAATTCTCTACCTACCATCATTCTTATAATTTGGCTTTGAGTCAAATTTTGCATGCTCTCCGTATTAATAGTCTTTCCATCTCTAATTACTGTAACTGTATCTACTATATTAGCCACCTCATTTAACTTATGAGATATATATATACAAGTTACACCTTTGCTCTTAAGTTTTCTTAGTATATTCATGAGTACTTCAACTTCAGAATCTGTCAAAGAAGCTGTAGGCTCATCTAATATAAGCAAATTTGCATTTTTTGATAAAGCTTTCGCTATTTCTATCAATTGTTTTTGACCTATACCTAAATTTCTTACCTTTGTGTAAGGATTTATCTCAAGATGTAATTCATTTAAAAGCTCCTTTGTTTTTTTATACATTAAATTAAAATCTACTCTTCCGTGAATATTTAGTTCATTTCCCATAAATATGTTTTCGCAAACCGAAAGCTCATCGACTAGTGCTAATTCTTGGTGAATTATGGATATTCCAACCCTTTCAGCATCTTTGATATTGCGCAATATTAATTTTTCTCCATTGTAAAGAATTTCTCCAGTATATGTACCATAAGGATATACACCGCTCAATATTTTCATCAATGTTGACTTTCCCGCACCGTTTTCACCGCAAAGGCCATGTATTTCACCTCTTCTAACTTTTAAATTTACATTATCTAGTGCTTTAACTCCCGAAAATTCCTTGGTTATATTCCTCATCTCAAGAATAAACTCATTCATAAGAAATCACTTCCTCGCCAATAGTCTTGCAAAGGGAGAACGTCTGCCATTCTCCCTTCTAAATTATTATTTAGGCCATTGATCTTTAGGAACATTCCTATAAACATCTTCTAATTTGTGAAAACCATCTTTAATAATCGTATCGTACATATTGCCTTTATCTACCGCAATAGGTGTAAGCAAAATCGATGGCACATCAATTTTCCCATTATTCACTTTTCCATTCGTAGCCACCTTTTCACCTTTAGCTAATGCTACCGCTATTTCAGCTCCTTTTGTGGCTTCTTGAGCTATGGGTTTATACACTGTCATAGTTTGTTTGCCTTCAACAATTAATTGGCAGTTAGCTAAATCCGCATCTTGACCTGAAATAGGAACCTTACCTGCCAAACCTTGTTCTTCCAATGCCCTAACAGCCCCCAGCGCCGTACTATCATTAGCGGCGACAACCGCGTCAATTTTATTATTATTAGCCGTTAATGCATTTTGCATAATATTATATGCTTCCTGAGTCGACCAATCCTTTGCCCACTGTTCTCCCACAATCTTTATATCACCTTTGTCTATTAAAGGTTGTAGTACTTTCTTTTGTCCTTTCTCAAAAAGTTTTGCATTGTTGTCAGTTGGAGAACCTTCAAGCAAAAAATATCTTCCTTTTGGCTTTAATTTCGTAATAGCTTGGGCCTGTAATTCTCCCACGCGTACATTATCAAATGATACATAGTAATCCACATCAGCATTATTTATTAACCTGTCGTATGCTAAAACTTTTATCCCCGCCTTATGAGCTTGATCTACAATAGGAGCTATTGCCTGTCCATCATGAGGAATTATTACCAACACATCTACACCTTGAGCAATTAAATTTTGACTCTGTGAGTACTGGGTTTGTGAATCTCCGTTTGCAGATTGAACAAGCACATCGGCTCCCAATTGTTTAGCCCTTTGCACAAATATGTCCCTATCATGTTGCCATCTTTCAAGCCTTAAATCATCTATGCTGAGGCCTATTTTTATTTTGCCAGTTGTCTTTGTAGCAACTTTATCTGCTTGGCTTTCATTATTTGATTGCTGATTATTTGCAGTTTTTATACACCCTGAAAAAGTAATCAATATAAAAGTAAAAAGCAGAAATATTGAAGTAAGTTTCAAAATAATTTTTTGCATTCTGCAATTTCCTCCTCTAATCATTTTACAAAACTTTTTAAAATAAAATACTTATTATGAGAAAAACAGCTACCACCTCCCTATTACAACAAAGACCTTTGTCTATCTTTTTAAACAAAGTTTACTAAGTTGCTACTATTATGTTACATCTCAGTAAAAACATTTTCAAAGCCCAAATTTGGCCAATTTCACCGAATATTCGCCGTTTTTTTTTTTTTCAGAATTTTGCTCACGATTTCTTACTTTCTCTCCATTTTTCTCTTCTCACACAAAGTTAAGATAAAAAATCTGGTCCGAAAGTGAGAGTTTTCTGATATCCCAGTCTCTCCTATAAAGATCAATCACCTTATAAGGCTGATTGAGATTCTTTATAAACCTCTCAAATTTATTGTCAAGCCATGGCGGCGTCCATGCTCCTGATCTACAAATGTGCACAGCTACTGTGTATATGCCTTCAGGTAAGAATCCTATATCCCTGTAGTATCGGATTGAAAACAGCTTATTAAAGTCTCTAAAGTCCTCCGGCTTTTCAAAGGTATAAGGACTGTATATTATGTGGGCCTTCTTTATTTTACCTTCATTTAACAGCTTTCCCAGCCAGTTAGCACAGTTCAACTCGAAATCAACTGAGTTCACTCCTGCATAACCTAAATCAGCGTGTGCATCGAAAGAGTACACTTCTTCACACTCATTGGCTCTGGCAATGTAATAGGATAACATATGAGATTCTGACACAAACACTTTGATATTCTTTACAAAATCAAAGTGTTCTTTTATTTTGGCCCAAAAATCCTTCAATCCAAAAGCTATATCTACTGACTTTTCCAGATCCTCACCTTTTAAAGCACTTTTTATGTACCTTTTATACCAGATTGACACTATACTTTTCTGGTTTTCCATGTAAGAAGCCAGCCACTCTCTTTTCAAAGGGATGAAGTAATCCCAGTCTATGCTTAAAAGACTGCGTCCCATACTCACCACCTATTGATCCCACGGGGCTTGCGCTTTTTCCTCTCCTTTCACCCAAATCATTAGCGCCATTATTAACTACAGCATTTATAACCTGTTCTTCTGTTACTTTGCTACAATAACATGCGTACTTAGGATTAGCGCCTTTTTTAAACCATATTGGGATTTTTATTTGATTTTTGCTGAATACTACATTGTTTGGTTATTATAATAAGCAATATCACATTCTCTATTCATACATATGTAATAATCTGTATCTCCCACCTGTTCTCTAAAGGCATTTATAACTAAATGTTTTACAGTTATATTTTTAACTTCAACCCGGCCTTTTACACATGGGACATTCGTTTGACATCTTACTTTTACCTCCCAAGCACAATATAAACCACTTAAATTATATCATTAATGTTACAACTCTCTATTATCGCGGGATTATTTACACATTAACAA
The genomic region above belongs to Caldanaerobius polysaccharolyticus DSM 13641 and contains:
- a CDS encoding ABC transporter ATP-binding protein, whose product is MDVAVIYLKNVCKYYKMGEEIVKALDDVSLEIEKGSFTTVIGPSGSGKSTLMNILGCLDVPTSGTYILDGVDTRKMDDDELSAIRNKKIGFVFQYYNLLPKLTAIENVELPLIYAGVPKSRRLKAARQLLESVGMGSRLYHYPSQLSGGQQQRVAIARALVTNPEIILADEPTGNLDSRSGEEVMKILAMINEKEKKTIVLITHDMKIASYGKRLIMISDGKIVRQEENHA
- a CDS encoding ABC transporter permease, whose product is MRRMYEAFIMSIKNILSNKVRSFLTMLGLIIGVSSVIILTSLAQGATAKIVNNIKSMGTNLIVVNIMRGESSRDIAYSDIQNFQKENSSLISGIAPVVNGDVTIKYMDNFYNTSLIGTNEQYSGIQNITMASGRFISQDDVTMRRKVAVIGSYVARELFGFSNPIGQNIKINGNILNIVGVMQERQGSTQGSEDDRIIIPVTTCQRLLQNAFIRTYYIEASNEQAVNTVFNIIQEYLLNRFKSSNAFRIFNMQNMLDTLSNSTRTLTLLLGAIASISLIVGGIGIMNIMLVSVTERTREIGIRKAIGARRKDIVMQFLIEALVLSGVGGLTGIVLGVAISMYLNKSGIMAAIVSPSSVIVAFLFSLGVGIVFGSYPASKASRLNPIDALRYE
- a CDS encoding S-layer homology domain-containing protein; translation: MKSRLFVALCILSILIAGTTATAYASFKDIPSSAVDENLMLESLSQLGIISGFPDGTFRPNNAVTRAEFAKMVITALRISPANLSRGQLFKDVPLQMWYYNYVTEAALNGLISGYADGTFKPNNPISYQEGLAILIRALGYSDSDLSGIWPANYINKASELGLTDGISLNPENKLDRKTTAILINQFLLLNKKGSQSTVVETTNNMSLKDCIITGTSQINSALSQNEVETNTGIYHIKAYPVDQIIGYEVKMLVDNSGNVKAIFPVNESNRKVYTVDSYISNQADVHEVNGSKSTLTLEGYSNYYYKGQSVQMNTFIQSIKVNSTLIKNVDSQGHNYLVLLDPIVNGPYISPSDYYAGMSINGVKLNSANVQVIKNGSKATLNDIKKYDIVKFLSDFLNTQKILYVDDYKITGNITAIKPGSYAATQVLVNGVAYNIGSSTAQNKLKSLYNVGSSVTLLMDQDNNVIDIIPPVYSDVSDIAVALKADTEVDYSAGPAGGAIGTVTLFTPSGQQVTYKTSQDATSFVGEVVSYKVDSNGYVTLNSVSVNTSDVTIDQLNDTINGRDISSDSIFIDVSENNGVYTAKLVQFSDLPAGTFDSDVLAYEVIDSNFGDVRLAIFNDIMSLKPDFGVVIEATPIFANGVQTGSNITLLSTQGTERISTNILNLQVGDIVSISNQAIQSRLKPIQKGGSATAVDNSRIKVDDKIYNLSSGVLVVKCDSPNNEYSISSLAELNTLIQQGKADDVYLYSTDGNYVNVIIVYRD
- a CDS encoding sugar ABC transporter permease; the protein is MLEVKNGVQETKKRFNFNIRTYTIALALIMIWIIFYLTTNGQFLSSRNISNLFSQMTSTGVLAVGMVFVIIAGQIDLSVGSLLGLLGGIAAILNVWLKVNGILSMLITLLLGLILGLWNGWWVAYGNVPAFIVTLAGMLLFRGILIGVSKGLTIAPLSSDFQFVGQAYLTDASGYFLGILAAIAIIYGIFNSRKSKVKYGIEVAPLNIDIFKIVVLIVLVGISIIILNSYQGIPLPVLIMIVLALIFSYVSNKTVFGRRVYAIGGNMEAAKLSGINIKKMIVTLFAINGLLAAVAGILLTSRLNAASVSAGQNAELDAIAACVIGGASLMGGSGSVTGALIGALIMASIDNGMSMLNASPFWQYVVKGLILLIAVWFDITSKNKN
- a CDS encoding xylose ABC transporter ATP-binding protein gives rise to the protein MNEFILEMRNITKEFSGVKALDNVNLKVRRGEIHGLCGENGAGKSTLMKILSGVYPYGTYTGEILYNGEKLILRNIKDAERVGISIIHQELALVDELSVCENIFMGNELNIHGRVDFNLMYKKTKELLNELHLEINPYTKVRNLGIGQKQLIEIAKALSKNANLLILDEPTASLTDSEVEVLMNILRKLKSKGVTCIYISHKLNEVANIVDTVTVIRDGKTINTESMQNLTQSQIIRMMVGRELSNLFPKEEHQIGDICFEVKDFNVFDINNSNKKVVKNASFSLKKGEILGVFGLIGAGRTELMSSIFGSYPGTFTGEVYLEGKKIIIKNPGDALHYGIAMVPEDRKGLGLIGSMSVRKNVTLSNIESYREKFDYVNLYREILDVKKFINELRIKVAHFEMPVKSLSGGNQQKVVLAKNLLIKPKVLILDEPTRGIDVGAKYEIYKLMNRLVKEGISIIMVSSELPEVIGMSDRILVMHEGEIRGEFINQNVTQEMIMSKAIGGNV
- the xylF gene encoding D-xylose ABC transporter substrate-binding protein, with translation MQKIILKLTSIFLLFTFILITFSGCIKTANNQQSNNESQADKVATKTTGKIKIGLSIDDLRLERWQHDRDIFVQRAKQLGADVLVQSANGDSQTQYSQSQNLIAQGVDVLVIIPHDGQAIAPIVDQAHKAGIKVLAYDRLINNADVDYYVSFDNVRVGELQAQAITKLKPKGRYFLLEGSPTDNNAKLFEKGQKKVLQPLIDKGDIKIVGEQWAKDWSTQEAYNIMQNALTANNNKIDAVVAANDSTALGAVRALEEQGLAGKVPISGQDADLANCQLIVEGKQTMTVYKPIAQEATKGAEIAVALAKGEKVATNGKVNNGKIDVPSILLTPIAVDKGNMYDTIIKDGFHKLEDVYRNVPKDQWPK